The following nucleotide sequence is from Gemmatimonadota bacterium.
GAACGAGAAGATATTCCAGATCGCGATGGCCAGCGCGAGGCCGAATCCGACCTGGAAGAGCCGGTCGTAGACCAGCTTCGGCCAGCGTCCCGGCGATTGATCGGCTGCTATGAGCTCCAGGGGTACCTGGACCAGGGGAAAGGTAAGCCGCTCATACTCCACCCATTGTTTCCTGAATATGGCCGCGATGCAGGCGCCGACGACGAAAATGGCAATGAAAAAACTCATCCACCAGGCGACCGGTATGATCCAGGGGGACCACGGGACGGTCCCGCCCGGCGGGAGCCCTTCGTAGAACCAGCCCATGGCGTTGTTCTGGTTGCTCGCCACGAGCCATTCCGGGAGATAGGGAAAAAACAGTTCGGCCCACTGGTTTTCCGGCTGGGCGAAGTAGAAAGGCGTGGAGACGATGGTCAGGAAGTACGACACGAAGGCCTTGCCGGGAATCAGGCTGGAGATGAGCAGGATGCAGAATATCAGCGCCAGCTCGCGGCCGGTGAAGGCGGCTCGTGTGTAGAGGCTCCGGGCGACCGGATTGTACAGGAATACGACGAGCAGGAACAGGGCCAGGGCGGAGATGGGCAGGTGGGCCACCGACATGCGGGACGAGTGCAGGATATAGGTCCCGTAGGTCACCCAGACGTTGAGGACGATGGCCAGGACCAGCCCCGTGGCAAGGGACCGCAATGTGATTACGGAGTTTGGCGTTCCTGCCACACGACCTCCATGGGATCGGGGATGGCGTAGGGCTTGACCCGCTGTTCGTGAAGCCACTCGGAAAGGTAGTGATCCATCCTGTGCAGGATCTCCGGCTCATCATCGGCCAGGTTGCGCGTCTGGTACGGGTCGTTTCCCATATCGTACAGGGCCACCGGTTCGAACCGGTATCCGAAGTCGTCGTAGGTCCTGATCATGAGGTGATCGGGCGTCCGCACCGCCCGCTGCAGCGTGTACAGGCCGTGTCCCCAGACCAGGTAGTCGTGCTGGCGGCACTGTCCGGTGGCGAGTCCTTCCGCGAAGGACCGCCCGTCGAAGTATTCCGGCACCTCGCCCCCGGCCAGTTCGATCAGCGTCGCGCTCAGATCCACGTTATACAGTAGATCGCCGCAGGTGGATCCGGGCGGCGTGACCCCCGGCCATTTGATGACCAGCGGGATACGGTGTATGCATTCGTCGGCGCACACGTGGTCGCCGTAGATGCCGTGCTCCCCCATGGCCTCGCCGTGATCCGCCGAGATGATGACCGCCGTGTCGTTCAGATCGCCCAGGGCGTCCAGCACTTGCTGAACGTGATGGTCGGTGTACCGGATCTCCGCGTCGTATCCGGTCACCATGTGATTCAGGTCGTCCGTGTTCCGGATGGCGTCCGGCATGTTCGGCGTGGGGCTGGGCCTGTCCCCGGGAAAGAGATGTGAAGCGGTAAACCACCCGTCGATGTCCTGGTGGCCGCGGATTGCTTCGCCGTCCGGCCAGTCCACCGCCGGCGGATGGGCTGCCATGCGGTCGTAACCGTCGCGGGGCGCTTCGTAGACCCGGTGCGGGTCCCAGTAGTTGATGTACAAAAAGAAATCGTCCCGGCCGCGATTCGCGGCGATCCATCGAAGCACGGCCTCGTTGACTTCGTCCGCCGTCTCCGATCCAGTCTTCAGGTTGGGCGAATGGAACTCCGACCAGCCCAGCCCGAACCAGGTCGCGCAGTGCCGGGTAGGGAAATTGGAAAAGCAGATGGTATCGAATCCGTGCTGGCGCAGTTTTCTCTGCACCAGCTGGTTCCGCTCGTCGGGCCCGCCGTACCGCTGTTCCAGGATATGCAGCTTCGATGCGGGACCGCCGTGGGTCACCACGCCGTTGTTAATTCCGAAACGGCCGGTGATCCAACCGTGCCTCGACGGCATGCAGGGGGAGTCCGCGCAGTAGTACCGGTCGAACCGCATGCCCTGCGCGGCGATCGCGTCGATGGCGGGGGAGGTCGGCCGGCCGTAACCGTAGCAACCCAGGTGGTCGGGCCTCAGACTGTCGATATCGAAGAAGACGATGCGCAAGGAGGATTACCGGTGTCCTGGGTAAGTGAGAGCCGCTAAGCTACGATGGCCTTGTCGATGATGACCTTCATCTTGTCGCCGTGCTTGTGGCGGCCGGCGGCTTCGATGAGGGCTTCGATGGGCAGAAACCCGTTGTCCTGGAGCCAGTGGGCAATGGCGGCCAGCGCGGCGCCTTTCAGACCGCCCGTCTTCCTGAAGTCCCGGGTCACCAGGTTGGACGGACCGGCCAACTCCGCAAGCTCGGGTTCCAGTTTCGAATCCGCGATCACCAGGGTGTGTTCGCCGATGCGAGACCGCACCTTGTCCAGTCCGTCCTGCGATATGACGATCATGATGTCGGGACAGTCGATCCCGGTGTAGTGGATAGGCTGCCGGGAGAGGATCACTTCCGCAACGGAGAACCCGGTGCCGATGGTGATGGGATAGTCGCCCTTCTTGGTGGCGGACAGGCCCGCGGTTATGCCCGCCGTGGAGAGCAGGTCCCCCGCGGACTGGATGGCCTCGCCGGCCGAGCCCGCGACGATAATTTCCAGGCGGCCGTCGAGCGGCGCCTCGCAGGTGTGTTCGATGGGTTTCAACGCGTCCAGCAGGGACCGTCCGACCGCCCGGTGCGGAAGGCCGACCGCGCGCGGGTTCCTTGTCACGACGCTTTCGTAGTCCGCCGTATCGTGGAGTTCCTGGACCTTCCGCATTCCGTACGCCGGGCACATTTCAACGATTTCAATCAGCGAGAACCCCGGCGTGGAGAGGGCCTCCTTCCAGAGTTCGGCCGTGTCCTTGCCGATAAACGTCCGCGCGGTATAGGCCGCGCCGGCGTTGTGGGCCAGCGCGCAGATGTCGTATCCCGGCACGGCCTCCTCCGGTCGCTCCGGTTCTTTGAACTCGGTGGAGGACAGCCCACTGGTCTGGCCGCCCGTCATGCCGTAGACCATGTTGTTCTGCACGACGAGGGTGAGGTCCAGGTTGTGCCGGGCCGCTTCGAGCAGGTGCTGCAGTCCGATCGTGGCGCCCCCGTCGCCCTGCAGGGCGATGATCTTCTTGTCCGGATGCTCGAGGCCCATGCGGATGCCCATGGCCAGGGCGACCGCCCGGCCGTGGAGTCCGTGAATCGTATGGCAGGTGAGCAGCGGGTCCACGAGTCCCGTGCAGCCGATGTCACTCACCACGATGACGTCGAGGGGGTGTACGTCCATATCCGCCAGGGCCTTGCTCATGGACTTGTTGGCGACCGTATGACCACAGCCCGGGCAGTAGGGCATTTTCAAGTCGTTCAGGATGGTTTCCTGCATTGCCGTACTCCTTCCGCGATCTCCTGCGGAGTGATCATGTGGCCGATTTTGTTGACGCCATGTATCCGGTCGTGCTGATGGTTTCCGTAGAGCAGTTCCCGCAGCAGGCCGACGATGTTCTCCTCGACGACGACGACGTGCCGGTATGCCGCAAGCAGTTCGTATATGCGTGGCGGTACCGGCAGCAGCGTCTTCATGACCAGGAGCGATACGGATTCGCCGCCAGTCCGCAGCAGGCCGACGGCCTCCCGGGCGGCCTCCGCCGAGATGCCGTAGGTCAGAATGACCGTATCGGCGCTTTCGTCCCGATCGTGGTCGTAAAAAGTGAATTCATCGAGGTTCTGTTCGACCTTGTTCTTGAGCCGCTCGGTATTGCCGAGGGCCTCGGGACTGTTCTTCTGGGTGATGCCTTCCGTGTCGTGCGTCGATGAATTCAGCCGGACCTGGTGCAGGTCGTTGCCCAGGGGCAGAAAGGGCGGCGCCAGGTTGCCGTTCGCCCCGTAGGTCTTGTATTCCCCGTTCCCTTCATGCATATGGCGTTCCGCGCGCTCAACTTCCTTCAGGCCCGAAATGTCCATGTTCTGGTTGGTCATGACCATTTCCTTCGAGGTCAGCAGCACGACCGGGGTGCGGAGGTCTACCGCCGTGTGCACGCTGGCCGCGGCCATGTCCCAGCAGTCGTTCAGGTTCGAAGGGCAGAACACCGGAAGCGAATACCCTCCCGAGATGCATCCCCGCAGCAGGAGCAAGTCCCCTTGGCCGCCCGTTGTGGCCGACCCGGTGCTCGGACCCAGGCGCTGGGCGAGGATGATGACCATGGGCAGTTCCATCATGAAGGACATGTTGATCGATTCGATCATCAGGGCGAAGCCGGGAAAAGCGGAGGCCGTGACGGGAAACACGCCTGACGAGGAGAAACCGGCGGCCCATTGCAGCGCCGTGATCTCGTCCGGCGCCTCGAGGGCGATGGGGATGCGCTCCTTGGCGCCCGCGAAGAGCCAGTTGACGGGCGTGATGGGATACCCGATGTAGGCGCCCGCGCCTGCCCGGGCCATCGCCTCGATGATCAGCCTGGACCCGTCCAGGAAGACCATGCGTTCGTTAACAGTCGTCATGGTGCTTGTGCTCCCGGCGTGCGCTCCCGCTCATCTTGAATGGATTCCGCCACGATTTCGGCGATATCCCGGACCCGCATGGGTTCGCCGGCCCGCTTGTTGGCGTCGTTCATCATCCTGGCGCAGAAGGGACAGCCCACGGCCAGGGTGTCGGCCCCGGTTTCCCTGGCCTCCCGGAAGCGATGGTCGCTGACCGCTTCCCTGCCTTCCTCTTCTTCTTTCCATACCTGTGCGCCGCCCGCGCCGCAGCAGAAGGACCGGTTCCGGCTCCGGGCCATTTCCACCAGGGAAGGCCGGGCTGCCGCCAGCGCCTGTCGGGGCGCTTCGTATTCACCGCCGTGGCGGCCCAGGTAGCACGGGTCGTGATAGGTCGTGCGTGTTTCGTCGCGCCCCGGCATCGCGAGCCGGCCTGCCTTCGACAACTCGCCGATGAGTTGCGTGTGGTGCAGGACCTCGAAACGGCCCCCCAGCGCGTCATACTCGTTCCCGAGGGTATGCAGGCAGTGGGGGCAACCCGTGACGATGCGCTTCCGGCCGACCTGGTCGGCGCCCGCGGCGTTCAACGTCTCGATGTTCCCTTCGGCGGCTATACTGAAAAGATACTCGTTTCCGGACCGGCGCGCCAGATCTCCCGTACAGGATTCGTCGTTTCCCAGCACGGCGAAGTCCACCCCCGCCCGGTGCAGGACCGTGGCGATGGCCCGCGCCGTTTCCCGGGCGCCGGGGTCGAAGGCGCCGGCGCAGCCGACCCAGAACAGCACGTCGTAGTCCGGGTTCTCCACAACGGTCGGCACCTTGAAGTCCAGGGATTCGGCCCATTCCATCCGGTCGCCCGCCATCTGCCAGGGATTGCCGTTCCGTTCGATACCGGTGAAGGCGCCTTTAAGTTCATTCGGAAACGCGCTCTCCATCAGCACCTGGTTCCGGCGCATGGCGAGGATATCGAACATGGGTTCGTTGCCGACGGGGCAGGCCTCCGTGCAGGCGCCACAGGCCGTGCAGGCCCAGAGCGCGCTTTCGCTCATGGTGTAGCCCAGCATCGGTTCCGTGTCTTCCCCGCCCGCAGCCAGGGAATTCATGTGGTCGCGAAGGTGATACCGCTTGTTCACCTCCAGGGCCGCGGGAGACAATTCCTTGCCCGTGGCATAGGCCGGACAGGCGTCCTGGCACCGGTTGCACATGATGCAGGCGAAAGCGTCGGTGAGATGGGTCCGGTCCAGGTCGGTGATCCGGCCCGCGCCGAACTGCTCGATGGTCTCGTCTTCGAAATCCAGGGCATCCAGCGTGCCCGGACTGGTCCGTTCAGGGGCGGTCATCAGGTTGAAGGGACCCATGAACAGGTGGGCGTGTTTCGAATAGGGAAACCAGGGCAGGAAGGCCAGCACCAGCCCGATGGCGATCCACCAGCTGGCGTGCAGGCCGAAAGTCAGCACGGAAGGTTCCATGCCCGACCAGAGACCGGCTGCCAGCGCCGCGACCGGCTGCCAGGGGTCCGGTCCGCGTAGGGCGATGTCGAAGGATGCGCCCACGAGCCGGAAGCCGACGTGGCCGAGGATGAAAAACCCCACGATCAGGGAATCCCGCCGGATGCCACCGGCTGCACGGGGGTGCAACTTGACGTTGGGCGCGACGGCGAGGTCCGTGGATTTAACGATGAACCGGCGGATCAGCAGGGCGGCCATGCCCGCCAGCGCGGCCAGGGTCATGAGATCGACGAGCAGGCGGTAGACCTGACCGGCGGCCCCGTCTTCCAGAAAAACGAAGCCGGTTACCAGGCCTTCCAGCACGTCCACCAGGTTGACCGCCATGTATAGGATGAAGCCCCACGCAATCCCGGTGTGCGCGAGGGAAACCAGCGGCCGGTCGCGGATCATGTTGTTCTGGCCGGCCAGAGCCTTGATTCCGGTCCACAGCCGGCCTCGAAGACCATCCCACGCAAGGCGGCCCTGGCCCCGCATAATCGTCCCGATCATGCGCCGGAAGGTGACGGACACCAGGTACAGCGAGACGGCCGCAAGGAGGGCGAAGAGGATCTTTTCGTAGGGGGAAAGCATCGGCGTCCCGCAATCCCGATGTGCCGCCAAAGGAAGACGCGATGCACGGAGTGCCGGGTTACCGGCCCAGCCGTTTCCTCACTTCTTCCGCGATGGCGGGCAGGTAACTGAAGAGGTCGCCGGCGATGCCGTAGTGGGCGTACCTGTATAGCGGCACGTCGGCGTCCTTGTTGATCGCCACGATCACGCGGGCGTTTTTCATGCCCGCCAGGTGCTGTATCGCACCGGAAATCCCGCAGGCGATGTACAGGTCGGGCTGTACCGTCTTCCCGGTCTGGCCGACCTGGTGGGCGTAGGGTATCCACCCGGCGTCAACCGCGGCCCTGCTGGCGCCGAGCGCGCCGCCCAGGGCGTCCGCCAGTTCTCGAACGGGCTGGAAACCCTCCGGTCCGCCCACGCCGCGGCCACCCGATACGATGATGCTCGCCTCGGTCAGACTGACGGTGCCGTCCGCGGTCTCCACGGACGCCACGCTGGTGGGGATCTCGTCCTCCGCCAGCACGGCAGGTACCTCGATGATCTCCCCGGTCCGGGACGGATCGGGTTCCACCGGCTGGAAGATA
It contains:
- a CDS encoding sulfatase-like hydrolase/transferase, whose amino-acid sequence is MRIVFFDIDSLRPDHLGCYGYGRPTSPAIDAIAAQGMRFDRYYCADSPCMPSRHGWITGRFGINNGVVTHGGPASKLHILEQRYGGPDERNQLVQRKLRQHGFDTICFSNFPTRHCATWFGLGWSEFHSPNLKTGSETADEVNEAVLRWIAANRGRDDFFLYINYWDPHRVYEAPRDGYDRMAAHPPAVDWPDGEAIRGHQDIDGWFTASHLFPGDRPSPTPNMPDAIRNTDDLNHMVTGYDAEIRYTDHHVQQVLDALGDLNDTAVIISADHGEAMGEHGIYGDHVCADECIHRIPLVIKWPGVTPPGSTCGDLLYNVDLSATLIELAGGEVPEYFDGRSFAEGLATGQCRQHDYLVWGHGLYTLQRAVRTPDHLMIRTYDDFGYRFEPVALYDMGNDPYQTRNLADDEPEILHRMDHYLSEWLHEQRVKPYAIPDPMEVVWQERQTP
- a CDS encoding (Fe-S)-binding protein, whose translation is MLSPYEKILFALLAAVSLYLVSVTFRRMIGTIMRGQGRLAWDGLRGRLWTGIKALAGQNNMIRDRPLVSLAHTGIAWGFILYMAVNLVDVLEGLVTGFVFLEDGAAGQVYRLLVDLMTLAALAGMAALLIRRFIVKSTDLAVAPNVKLHPRAAGGIRRDSLIVGFFILGHVGFRLVGASFDIALRGPDPWQPVAALAAGLWSGMEPSVLTFGLHASWWIAIGLVLAFLPWFPYSKHAHLFMGPFNLMTAPERTSPGTLDALDFEDETIEQFGAGRITDLDRTHLTDAFACIMCNRCQDACPAYATGKELSPAALEVNKRYHLRDHMNSLAAGGEDTEPMLGYTMSESALWACTACGACTEACPVGNEPMFDILAMRRNQVLMESAFPNELKGAFTGIERNGNPWQMAGDRMEWAESLDFKVPTVVENPDYDVLFWVGCAGAFDPGARETARAIATVLHRAGVDFAVLGNDESCTGDLARRSGNEYLFSIAAEGNIETLNAAGADQVGRKRIVTGCPHCLHTLGNEYDALGGRFEVLHHTQLIGELSKAGRLAMPGRDETRTTYHDPCYLGRHGGEYEAPRQALAAARPSLVEMARSRNRSFCCGAGGAQVWKEEEEGREAVSDHRFREARETGADTLAVGCPFCARMMNDANKRAGEPMRVRDIAEIVAESIQDERERTPGAQAP
- a CDS encoding electron transfer flavoprotein subunit alpha/FixB family protein → MASNLLVWIEQEDGQADPIAWQAMAAAGKVAGDLGGTLAAVVIGDGVGEIAGQAIEAGADRVYTAEDPSLCRYRVEPHAKLLARILENEPPSVVLMGASTAGLELSAYVAALDGAALAPDCTDLRLEGDQLVAVRPALVGNLVSTVTFKGTGHRFITVRRNIFQPVEPDPSRTGEIIEVPAVLAEDEIPTSVASVETADGTVSLTEASIIVSGGRGVGGPEGFQPVRELADALGGALGASRAAVDAGWIPYAHQVGQTGKTVQPDLYIACGISGAIQHLAGMKNARVIVAINKDADVPLYRYAHYGIAGDLFSYLPAIAEEVRKRLGR